One window of the Trifolium pratense cultivar HEN17-A07 linkage group LG2, ARS_RC_1.1, whole genome shotgun sequence genome contains the following:
- the LOC123906796 gene encoding uncharacterized protein LOC123906796: protein MSNSSRGRVTITLGRSGQVVKRDVSAGDVAYSSSMSSAGTKRSVRDRIGSNGDGSMWHGNGLSGNKRHRGDVSMQNGLDDRRIGKDDLRMKLIQKSASRRTESNDGSKRNIDLREKLSKTAHPPTNSFNSKQRMPEQRETSMFRPVSSARSSDDIMRMESMRSPYSPWTLDQIRQRSPDGFPSTSRGISPQRNVGDLQGRPVNRTHDGVRPVSYAGRDVHETSRPPSAAPSSFMSRPTISTLPPVTAKPVASHPRQLPPSSSVAQRPPFVGDEQQPQTVDGLLQILGLQKYQILFKAEEVDMTALRQMGENDLKELGIPMGPRKKLLLALMPRKRQQ from the exons ATGTCGAATAGTTCGAGGGGTCGAGTTACCATTACTCTTGGACGCAGTGGTCAG GTTGTGAAGAGGGACGTATCTGCTGGGGATGTTGCTTACTCTTCTTCTATGTCTTCAGCTGGGACTAAGCGGTCTGTGAGAGACAGGATTGGAAGTAATGGAGATGGTTCCATGTGGCATGGAAATGGACTCAGCGGCAATAAACG ACATCGAGGAGATGTAAGCATGCAAAATGGACTGGATG ATCGGCGTATTGGCAAAGATGATCTCCGAATGAAACTCATACAAAAAAGTGCGTCTAGGAGGACCGAAAGTAATGATGGCAGTAAGAGGAATATTGATCTCCGTGAAAAATTGTCAAAGACAGCTCACCCTCCGACAAACAGTTTTAATTCAAAGCAGCGCATGCCTGAACAAAGGGAAACAAGCATGTTCAGACCAGTTTCCTCAGCTAGAAGTTCTGATGATATAATGCGTATGGAATCGATGAGAAGCCCATACTCTCCTTGGACACTGGATCAAATTCGACAAAGATCACCAGATGGGTTTCCAAGTACTTCCAGGGGGATTTCCCCCCAAAGAAATGTTGGAGACCTACAGGGAAGGCCAGTAAACAGGACACATGATGGCGTCAGACCAGTTTCATATGCAGGCAGGGATGTTCATGAAACTTCAAGGCCTCCAAGTGCTGCACCTTCATCTTTCATGTCACGACCCACAATATCTACATTGCCTCCGGTAACTGCTAAGCCTGTAGCCTCTCATCCTAGACAACTTCCTCCATCAAGCAGTGTTGCACAAAGGCCTCCATTTGTG GGCGATGAACAGCAACCACAAACTGTTGATGGCCTGTTACAAATACTGGGActacaaaaatatcaaattctTTTCAAGGCCGAGGAG GTGGATATGACTGCATTGAGGCAGATGGGAGAAAATGACCTCAAGGAGCTTGGAATTCCTATg GGTCCAAGGAAAAAACTTCTTCTTGCACTCATGCCCCGTAAACGTCAACAGTGA